A single window of Dermochelys coriacea isolate rDerCor1 chromosome 2, rDerCor1.pri.v4, whole genome shotgun sequence DNA harbors:
- the LOC119851683 gene encoding cytochrome b-c1 complex subunit 7 isoform X2, with translation MAMRAPVSASGRLLEGFRKWYYNAAGFNKLGLMRDDTIYENDDVKVALKRLPENLYNERLFRIKRALDLSMRQQILPEEQWVKYEEDSCLMH, from the exons ATGGCGATGAGGGCACCAG TTTCAGCAAGTGGTCGACTGTTAGAAGGCTTTCGCAAATGGTATTACAACGCAGCTGGATTCAACAAACTTG GATTAATGCGAGATGATACCATATATGAAAATGATGATGTAAAAGTAGCACTGAAGAGGCTTCCAGAAAATCTTTATAATGAACGACTATTTCGCATCAAGAGAGCCCTTGATTTGAGTATGAGACAACAAATTCTTCCTGAAGAACAATGGGTGAAATATGAAGAG